From Verrucomicrobiota bacterium:
GCCGAATTTTGCCTGGGGCTGCGTTGCTCCTCGGTCACAGCCCCACTGGCGGGGGATGCTCGCTCGTCGCGCCTTGCCCCAGGCCAAATTGGGCGCAACGAACGTGAGCGTATTTACGAAACGGACCCCTTAGGGCTTCGCCACGAGTTTGGCGACCTCCGCTTCCAGCGCTTCGCCTCTTAAATCTTTGGCGACGATTTTGCCTTCGCCGTCGAGCAGGAACGTGGCGGGGATGCTGAGGATGCCGTATTTCTCGGCGAGTTTGTTCTCCCAGCCTTTTCCGTCGAAGAATTGTTGCCAGCCCATGTTTCGCTTCTTAATGAAGCCCGTCAAAGCCGCCTCGTCCTTGTCCAGGCTGATGCCGATGATTTCAAATCCCTTGCCGTGATGTTTCTCGTAGGTCTTGAGCACATTGGGCAATTCGCCGATGCACGGGCCGCACCATGTCGCCCAGAAATCGACCAGCACAACTTTGCCTTTGTAGTTGGCAATGGACAACAGCTTGCCGGCGATATCCTTTTCTTCGAAGTCTGGGAACTTGGCGCCTACGACAAGAGATTTCTGCATCCTGTGCGCGCTATCCTGCTTCTGGATCAAGGTGATCATGTCGTCGGCGCCCTTGGCCCGTTTCGTGTCGGGGAAGTCGGTTTTGAGCCGTTTGACATGATCCAGAGCTTTCTCGAAATTCTCCATGATCTCCAGATACAGGACGGCTTTCATGAAGAGGATTTCAGCGACCTCGTCAGTTTTGTCAGCTTTGTGCTTCTCCAACAGCGCGTCGAATTCCTTGAGTTCGTCGGCCAAGTCCTGCTCCGTATTCTTCTCCTGCTTAAGCTTCTCCTTGACCTTCACGACCAGCGCCTGGAGGTCGGCTTTGGGATTGGTTTTCTCCGCAGCGATTGCAGGGCCGGCCGAAAGGGTCAGCGCGGCAACGACGAACACGAACAGTGTTTTTTTGATCATTAGGGTTGGAAAGTTGAGGATTAGGATGCGTTCAAACTCCGGCGATCAGGCCAGCGAAGCAGAGAGATGGCAAGCGAATTCCCGGCAGCGCGACGGCGTCACGGCTGATTCCAGAATCGGCGAAAGGAGCGCGGGCAGCCGTGCCCGCGCGCTTCTGAAGATCTGGAGAGAAGCCTCTCGCGGGCAGGCTGTCCGCGCTCCTCCCTGCGCTCCACCATGCTTGCCGCTGTCTTTTGGCCACCTTAAGCTGGGTCGGTGAGTGACCTGCCGATCGCGATCAATGAAACCGTCCGGCGCTTGAAGCTCTTTGAGCCGCGCCAGTCCATCCTGGTGGCCGTCTCGGGAGGAATTGACTCGATGGCGCTGCTCTACGTGCTGAACCGGCTGGCGCCGGAGCACGCGTGGCGTTTGGTGGTGGCGCACTTCAATCATCGCCTGCGCGGCCGGGCGAGCGACGCGGACGAAGCGTTCGTGAGGAAATCGGCGAAGGCGCTTGGGTTGGCGTTCGCCAGTTCGGGCGCGGATGTGAAAAGGTTTGCGCGGCGGCACAAACTCTCCGTGGAAATGGCGGCGCGCAAGTTGCGGCACGATTTTTTCGCGCGGACTTGTTCGCGTTTCGGCATCCGGAC
This genomic window contains:
- a CDS encoding TlpA family protein disulfide reductase, encoding MIKKTLFVFVVAALTLSAGPAIAAEKTNPKADLQALVVKVKEKLKQEKNTEQDLADELKEFDALLEKHKADKTDEVAEILFMKAVLYLEIMENFEKALDHVKRLKTDFPDTKRAKGADDMITLIQKQDSAHRMQKSLVVGAKFPDFEEKDIAGKLLSIANYKGKVVLVDFWATWCGPCIGELPNVLKTYEKHHGKGFEIIGISLDKDEAALTGFIKKRNMGWQQFFDGKGWENKLAEKYGILSIPATFLLDGEGKIVAKDLRGEALEAEVAKLVAKP